The region ATAATTAATATAAGTtgtatttttgtattatttatctACAAAAAGTATTACTGTGATTTATTAGGTATCTAAGTATTGATGGACATACATTTTACACTCGTACATCTGTATAATAAGTTGATTTTAGTAGGAGGCAGTGAAGGGAAGCTCCTGCAGTGGTCAATGTCTTGTAGTCTGTCACTCAAGGGGTTTTGTGTTTCCCCAACCAAGATATCCCAGGGTGGCATCTCAATGAATATGAATAGGGCTTCTTGCTTAATGAGACAGTCAAATGCGCCGCCCTGAATAATGGCACGTCATCCTAGCAAGACCATTATAGATAGGAGGGCTTCTTTTGTCTCTTGTGAAGTAGCTGTATAAATGCTCCAGATTTCAGTCAGTGTGCCGTGCATTCACAGCTCACATTGGCTACCTGGAGGAAAGACAGCTTGCTAGAGCTAAGGGAGAAAGTCTCATTCTCTTTCCCACTCTCGATATTCAGCTCAGAGAAGACAAATAACTTTTATCAAGACCAGAGTAACAGTTCTAAATCTAAAATATCTATATTATGAATTCTGATTCCAGCTCAATGTCCAGCAGAGCCTCATCTCCAGACATGGAGGACATGTATCTCAGAGGCCAACACCACCATCACCCACATCATCACGACGAGAGCAGAATGAACTCTGTTTCCTCTACCCAGAATGACATCATGCAGAAAATGTCAGATGAAATCCTCTCAAGGCACAATTCTAAATCCGAAGGAGAAAACAGCAAATATAAAATTAAGAAGCAACTGACAGAACAAGATTTGCAGAAACTAAGGCTGAAAATCAATGGCAGGGAGCGCAAAAGGATGCATGATCTGAACATTGCCATGGACGGCCTGAGGGAAGTCATGCCTTACGCTCATGGACCGTCAGTGAGAAAACTTTCCAAAATTGCTACTCTTCTACTTGCAAGAAACTACATCTTGATGCTAACAAGTTCACTGGAGGAAATGAAGCGGCTAGTGGGTGAGATCTATGGGGGCCATCACTCTGCATTTCACTGTGGGACTGTGGGACATTCTGCCACACATCAGGTTCACCCACCTAATGTCGTCCATCAGATGCATCCCATTCTGGGCAGTGCATTGTCTTCTAATAACGCATCCGGTCTTTCTGCATCCCTACCAGGATTTGGCAGTATTAGGCCTGCACATTCACTTCTCAAAACTACACCGACCCCTACGATCCCACTTGGCAACAGTTTCCAACACTGGGCAGGTCTCCCTTGTCCTTGTACTATCTGTCAGATGCCGCCACCACCTCAGCTGTCTACTCTGTCAAGCAGCCTGAACAGGATCGCTACAGAAAATAAGGACCTGCTAAAATAATCTCATTCACTGGTTATAGCATAAGAGACTTAAGAGTTGAGACTTTTCCTCCATGATTATTAATTGCATATATAAATATGTATTTGTGATGATGCAGGAAAACGCAGACACATCCTGTTTGCATgcatgcttctttttttttttctatgccatTCTTTTATTTCTCCCATCAACTCTTTTGATTTGTACAAAATATTTCATCAACTAATCTCTAAAAGATTTGATGTTACATGTAAATTTGTTGTCATAATGTGTATGTATGGTAAATGGATAGTTACCAAAAGTGTCTTTAGCAAGGTATCAAGCCCATCTGTGAAGACTGTCCAATACTTGTCTATGCCATTTCTGCCTGAAAAGATCCATGCATGCTAGGAGTAAGTCTTGTGGAAACATTTGCCTGGCAACCATACAATTTTCCTTGTAACAAGGATTTTATTAGTGAATTCTTTGAAATCTGATTTTTTTGGTGTCAATATGACTGTACATTCTAGAAGGACATTAGACTCTAGAAGCATCTGTTCCCAGTTCTAGAAGCAATTCTCTCCTGATGTCCAGTTTCTAACTGTCATTATGGACTTCTTGAACTCTTCGTATGTACAGAGACTTGGTCTATATATTACATTGTGGCAGGTTTATGAAAAGATCACAGTTCAGAACCATTTTATTTGAACATTTTACATTTCTACATTATTCTTTTATCGTCTCTTTAGTTTCTAGGCTTTTGCTTGAAACTATTTTGTTAGGCCTCAAAGAGAGCGtgtgtctttattttttatattcttgaTAAGTATAAATCTATTTATTATGAACTTGCTCTgtttcaaataaaaaataaatatttgaatgtaaCTTGTCCTTATTTCGTGCTCCAAACAAAATAATACCGGTCAAAATAACACATTTTCTGCAGGTCtgataaagggtttttttttttttcgttttcagaaTCCAGTATATGACACAAGGAAATGTAGTAATTAACTCCATATCTTCCCCCTAGAGTGGTAATTAATTGCTGGGTGATGATTATGTTCTCAGTGAAAGATTAGAGTGCACCAATTAGCTCATTCCCCTGCAATATAATGCAATTTTGTTCTGCTCAGTTTTACAATTAGGACACATGCATCTTACCAGCATTTATTAGCCTACCCAAATTTTTGGCGTAATTATCAAATATCCCGAAATTGTAGCAAAAATAAAATAGTTTGAATATTCTCTTAAGAATCCAATTAGTGTCACGTAATCCATATTTCTTACATATATCTAAATTTTCATCATAGAAATTATATATTTAATAACATTGACAATGCTTGTGTGGTTAACTGTCATGAAGTTGGATGACTGATGAAACGAGTCAGGAAAAGAAGATCTTGCTTTTTAGCATGATCAGTGTCATTCACACATTTATGTGCCTTATATTTGTTGTAAACTATTCCACATAATGGGTGATGTTTTATGATGTAAGGGTTGTAATAGATATGTTTTCTGGAGACTGTGACACTGGATTCTTTATGTCATTAGACCACTAAACTACCAAGTACCTGAATGCGGAAATCTCTTCTTGGGATATCACTAAATTGAGCGCCACACTCTATTGTGCCGAACCTCCTCATCATTACACATTACAAAGGTTTATCCACATCTGCATTTTATGATCTCTCACAAATTGATGGAGCACAGTCTGAATTTCAATTTCTCTTTGGGAGCATAATGACTAGCAATTGAATAAAGGGTGATTTCACCTAAACTGCCAGAAGGCACAAAGTCATCTCAGCTCTTTCCCACCATTTAAAGAAGTTCTCTACACTTGTGCAAATGAACAGATAAATGGTCTATATTATAGGAAGCTGAGGGCTGGCTACTTTCTGTTAATGTTATAACCAACACATTGATAGATGGTGTGAAAATCACTGAAATCAAACCTGGGGCTCACATAGACTCACATAAAAGTTCTTATGAGGGACCTAGAATAATCAGCATTGTGACAAAATATCCAAAAACATAGAAATTGAAAATGTACTAGCATCCAATAATTGATACTACAGTTTAAATTAAATAAACTATATATGAGTTACAAAGTAACAGGAATATATAATCATATTGCATAAATTGTCACATATATTAaatatgcatgttgtatttaaaataTGTGCTTTATTGTCAATAGGATCAAGAAATAAACATATTAGTTTTATATGATCACTTAATGTATTTTTACTGAATTTATTAAACTTAATTTAATATTGACATTACCTATTGGTCTTTCTTTTTAATTAAAATGAGTTACACAACTGTTTCTCCAGGAATAATCTATAAAATTCTGTCTACTTGTCTAAAGTTATGATTATGAATTATAAGTTAATGTACAGATAAACTTAATTATTTTCAACATAATTATAATTCAAGTTTATGCCATTTCAAGATTTTTGAACTTCACTTATAATTTAAGTTGAATTATAAGTTATGGATAATCTtagttttttcaatttttcaagtTCAGATCTACTTTAATGTTTTTTAGTAGGACGTAATTATGTACAAGCAGAATAGATAACGATAAAATACAGGGTTTCCCTAAAGTCTGCACACATAggcaaaaatacatattttcaagaAATGAAATCTCTTATCAACATTTTATTCAGTTAGAATATTAAATAACTTCTTCAATGTTATTTCTATCATTTGCAATGCAAACGTTGATGTGCTTTGCAAAATTCACATGAAATCGATTTAATAAATCCACATTGTTGTCAATTTCAGCACGTTCATTCTAGTTAATGAGAATTTGTACGTGTGCAGACTTTAGGGAGACACTGGTTATAACAAAAAccctcaagtttttttttttattttaaaaatgaaaCTTAGAATTTGCTTTGACATATTTAACTAATAATATTTAATCACTTTGTTTTTAATATATAGCTTTTTTAATTGAATGTGAAACTTGTTAGGACAAATTTAATGAAATTAATTGATTAATTTTCAACGAACGAAAACATTTTAATAACTGAAgataattttaaaaaaaggtatgaaaaaataaatagaaaaaatagaGATGCATTTTATATATGGTAATTGATAATggtgttattttttattattgctgcACATTTACTACACATTAAATAGAGTTCTCATCTGTTATACTAGACAGACATTCATATATAGAAATGTATCTGACCTATAAAAATGGTTTAAATTAAATGCTGAACATTTAAAGAATTATTTATTCAATTAAGTACTGTATTATTAATCATTTAACACTCACAATAATAGTGTATTTATTGGTTAGCAAAGTAAAGCATCGACAGCCCTAAGAAATCGTGTTTTTGACAGTGGATATCACTCCAACCAAACCATCGTTGGTTCTAAGCACATAGAATACGTAACTTTTTCTAATGAAACTATTACATATATTTGCTTAAATAGAAACATTTATTTCTTTTCCATGAAAAGGAGTTTTGCTTAATTTTTTAAAGTCTTAAGAATACTAGGTAAGAACTTACCATGATGAGCATAAGGATTTCCCTCTTTAATTAGCACTTTAATATCAGTAGGTGAAAAAATAAATGAGCATATGCTGTAAACCGCACCATTAAAAGCTATTTATGTTAAGACAAACATTGTTTTCCTCCTTGCATATTAATGTCACACATTTTTCATTGTAGTGAGTTCATTATAGTTGCTGTAGCATTTCCACCGCCCAGTCATCCACCAGACAgacagcaatgatggaaaaatgtcatgtgccaattTCATATGTTATCATTTTTTATGTAACTGAACATTTTTTTGTGTGATATTTAGTCTCTTAGGTCTGTACTCAATAGTTACACAAATTGTAAGACTTTATATGTAAGGGAGCTGAAATGTTGTGTCTTACTGACTGACATGACTATGTGCAAGAATTTATGGCATTCTGAACACAAATTTTGGTCAcactaaatattgattttattttgctaattgataaaaataaactgtcACTCCTACTTTTGAAACCTATTCTTGCCTTTTTTTCCCACACATgcctaaatctatctatctatctatctgtctatctatctatctgtctatctatctatctctccatatctatctatctatctatctatctatctatctatctatctatctatcatctatctattcatctatatctattatctatctatatatttatgtcccatatctatctatctatctatctatctattatctatctattatatatctatcccatatctatctatcatctatctatctattatctatctacaatccatctatcccatatttatctttctaatatctacagtatctataatctatttatcccatatctatccatctatccatcattatctatctatttatgtctcatatctatctatctattatctatctatctaaagtaaaaaaattggaacagcactaaACACAGTACCTTAACAGAGTGCACGCATCCCCAGCCATGGCTTGAGAAAGAATTGTAtctgaaacgtcgccacgccatttgggcaataaacatGACTTTTTTCTGGAAGTTTGTGGtgctgtttcctcctttttttctattatccatctatctatctatctatctatctatctatctatctatctatctatctatcccatatctatctatctatctatctatctatctcatatctatctatctatctatctatctatctatctatctatctatctatctatctatctatcccatatctatctatctatctatctatctattatctatctatcaatatataatctattatctatctctagctatcccatatctatctatctttctatctattatatatctatcaataTGAAATCAattcaattcaaatgagctttattggcaggactaagtacatgttagcattgccaaagcatatggtaaaaatacgggggtgggggagggaggcatatagagatccaggatatatcagactccttttaaaagataggggatgtttccagggtggggtataggagtccatgacatatcaggctctttagtcgagggatagggatatgtccagtgttggggtacaggagtccatgacatatcaggctcctcttaatctgtggcaggcactgacatattccgctgctacggccactgcactttcctcttcccccagtattatcggcagtttttcttcctcctccatggaggtgaagtctgggaggagatcagacagtctcttgaagtgagtgtccctcactgcggagtatttggggcacctcagcaggaagtgggcctcatcctccacggcctcctgggggcactgctggcagagtctgctctCTCGGGGCTTGTAGTTCTGTTGGTGCCACCCAGATTCGATGAGTAggctgtgtgttatgatccggtgaccttggagccgcatgagagactttctcaggagtaggtggtacctgtactgaccgcaaaccctaaactaacaccgcaactagaagtagccgtgggatgtacctaacacgtcctagacacctcgacacagccggaggactaaatacccctatagatggaaatgggaattctatcttgcctcagagcagaacccaaaaggataggcagccccccacaaatattgactgtgagtataagaggaaagacacacgcaggcagaaaaacaggatttagcaaaagaggcacttctagctaaatagaaaaggataggacaaaaTTCTAAGCGGTAAGTATTAAAatccaaaaaatatccacagcagataatacaaatattctacatctaactaaagacatagaaagtatatctgcatctcctgagaatccagcatgactgaaaaatccaaacaaagtctaagctggacaaaaacacaatgaattgcactgaattgcaaagcacactgcatgtgtgcagagacaaaaaaccagacacttatcttagctgaattggcagcagggcatgaggaaccagagagagatgcaatccctccaagaacaatgggcaactggcaaggactcatggatcctgcacacctaaatacctagtagagctgcaatcagcagaaacacctgccctggattacaaccccaagacaactgcacaaccaccaacaaccaccggagggagcccaagagcagaattcacaacagctgtgggcGCTCAGTCTGTACCAGCTCAGGATCTGTCGAtctttggggttttctagtttctctagatatggggccagtttgtactccctctgtagATTCTGGTATATTGTCAGATCCTTGGATTTGTTTATGTCGTTCCTCCAGATGCTGAGATATTCCTCTTTGACTTTGTGTACCATCTTCTGGATTTCACCTTTTGTCAGGCCATGTAGGTTGATGGCTTGGTCAGACTGGCTTTGGGTACTTTTTCTTGGGAGGCTTCCTGGTGTAGGAAGGCTTTGTGATGGTAGGAGCTGGGACTGCTactttgtagatgagccttgaatgaCAGTGCCTTCTTCTTTATTGCAATGTGTAGTGGGTATCTGCCCAGCTCTGCTCGGCAGGCGCTGTTTGATGTGCTCCGATGGACTTGGAGAAGATGCTTGCAGAActctaggtggaatatttctgtcggCCCAGCATCCCACTTTGGGTATGAGACTGGGCCCAAGACCTCACTACCGTCCAGAAGGGTTGGGGCAATGATGGAgtcaaagatttttagccagatggttactggtgccttgagatggtacagacgccttctaatctattatctatctctatctatcccatatctatctatctatctctattatctatctatgtatttatgtctcatatctatccatctatctattatctatctatctatctatctatctattatctatctacaatccatctatcccatatttatctttctaatatctatctatctatctatctatcatctattatctatctatgtctcatatctatcatctattattaatctatctatcatctattttctatctatctattatctatctattatctatattatctatctatttattatctatctatttatctattatatatctatcaatcaatcaatatatcatctgttatctatctttatttatctatctatctatctatctatctatctatctatctatctatctatctatcccatatctttatattatctatctatctatctatctatctatctatctatctatctatctatctatctatctatctatctatcccatatctttatatcctctatctatctatctatctatctatctatctatctatctatctatctatctatctatcccatatctttatatcccctatctatctatctatctatctatctatctatctatctatctatcttctatctatctatatatctatctatctattatctatctatcaatatatcatctattatctatctctatctatcccatatctatctttcccatatctatctatctatctatctatctatctatctatctatctatctatctatcccctatctatctacatatctatcccgtatcaatctatctatctatctatctatctatctatctatctatctatctatctatcgatcttatatctatctatctaaaagcaTAGGTATCTAAAGatttctatctttctatgtatctatctatctattatctattacctatttatgtctcatatctatctatttatctatctattatctgccgaTTTGATGCGAATCCGTACAGCCaaaaacgctgctgatccgcatctaaatctgcaacgtgtgcacatagccttagattgtTCATAAGCAGAATATTTTCAGACCCCAGAAGAGCAGTCATTGATTGAGAAATACATCTCAAaaatgcatctcaaaaacatttctagaattcgcccttttcttactttcgactctgcaaaactcttactgtctcacttattcattctcgtctggactattgtaactctctactaatcggcctccctcttaccaaactctccccgctccaatctgtcctgaatgctgctgccaggatcatattcctcaccaaccgttacaccgatgcctctaccttgtgccagtcattacactggctacccatccactccagaatccagtacaaaactactaccctcatccacaaagcactccatggctcagcaccacccaacatctcctctctggtctcagtctaccaccctacccgtgccctccgctccgctaatgacctcaggttagcatcctcaataatcagaacctcccactcccgtctccaagactttacacgtgctgcgccgattctttggaatgcactacccaggttaatacgattaatccccaatccccacagttttaagtgtgccctaaaaactcatttgttgagactggcctcaatgcattaacctaactatccctgtgtggtcaatttaaaaaaaaaaaaaacataatcaggttcctcgcatcatgttctcatacactttatg is a window of Ranitomeya variabilis isolate aRanVar5 chromosome 2, aRanVar5.hap1, whole genome shotgun sequence DNA encoding:
- the LOC143809819 gene encoding oligodendrocyte transcription factor 3-like is translated as MNSDSSSMSSRASSPDMEDMYLRGQHHHHPHHHDESRMNSVSSTQNDIMQKMSDEILSRHNSKSEGENSKYKIKKQLTEQDLQKLRLKINGRERKRMHDLNIAMDGLREVMPYAHGPSVRKLSKIATLLLARNYILMLTSSLEEMKRLVGEIYGGHHSAFHCGTVGHSATHQVHPPNVVHQMHPILGSALSSNNASGLSASLPGFGSIRPAHSLLKTTPTPTIPLGNSFQHWAGLPCPCTICQMPPPPQLSTLSSSLNRIATENKDLLK